GAACAGCAGCAGGCCTAGATAACCAATCGCCAGTCCAGGATGCATGCCGAGGCGTTCGAGTCTGGATGCTGGTGAATCTGAGCGAACTTCAAGTTCTTGCATGCTTATGCTCTCCGAAAGAGTATCTATTTTCGCGATGATAGTTATGCCTATGAGGCGATAACCGAGGTTATTCCTGCGTAAACGCCATCTTTGCGCAACCGGTCAAGATTCTGTTGCACGTCGTTCACGAACTGCGTGGACTGAGAGGCGATATCGCCAAACACCGAGGTTGCGTTGAGTGCGAGCTTTGCATTACCGCCGCCTTGCGCGAGGAATTCGGTGAAGAGATGGCCCGATGCGTCGGCAATCGTAAACGAATTGCCGCGATCATCCCTGCCCCTTATGGCATGCAACCAACTGGCGATCACAAACGGGATTACTCTTGGACGCCGTTGCTGCTTCAGCAACTCTGGAACAGTGGGCATGATAAATTTCGCAATCTTTGCGGACGCCTCCGAGCAGATGCGCATCACCTGATCGCGAATCGTAGGATTTGCGAATCGGTGCAGGATGCTCGCCTTGTAACTGTTCAGATCGAGACCTGCAATATGCGGAACGGCAGGCGTTGTCTCTTCTAGGTACGTTTGTACAAGCCGATGAATTAGAGGATCGGCAGCAGCGTCCGACACCAAAGTGTAGCCCAGGACCGCAGCGACATAAGCCAGTGTGGAGTGCCCACCGTTGAGCAAGCGCATCTTTGTAATCTCGTAGGGCTTGACGTCGCTGGCGATCTCCGCGCCTGCCAGTTCAAATCGCGGGCGAGCACCGGCGAATGAGTCTTCGATGATCCATTGGCGGAACGGCTCGGTGACGACTGGAGACTTATCCACGATGCCGAATGCAGCATTGATGGAATGACGATCCTCTTCCGTTGTAGCCGGAGTAATGCGGTCGACCATGCTGTTGGGAAAGGCGACATTGGCTTCGATCCATGCGCCCAGCTTGTCGTTGCGCAATGTTGCAAACGCAACCAAAGCCTGGCGAGCGATCTCTCCATTTCCTTGCACGTTGTCGCACGACATAACTGTGAATGGCTTACCGCCATTGCGCATACGCCGTTCTGCCGCAGAGGCAAGATAGCCGAGAAAGGTGCGTGGCGAAAGGGGGAATTCAAGATCATGCAGCACATCTGAGTGCTCAGTACAGAAGCGTCGCGTCGCGTCTTCGATGAAGTATCCGCCTTCAGTAACAGTAAGAGAGACAATCTCGCACTCCGGGGCACTGAGCCGTTGCAGTACCGCCTCCTGTGCTGCGGGAGCGAAAATGTGTTCCGTCAGTGAGCCGATGAGCCTCAAATCGCGTGTACTGGCATCCCGGGTCAAAACGCAGTAAAGATAATCCTGGCTCTTGAGGGCCTGGTGAATCTTCAGGTCGCCAGGAAGCAGTCCTATGCCGCACTCGCCCCATCGCGGCTCTGCCGGATGATGTAGAAGGTCGTCGAGATAGACAGCGAGATGCGAGCGATTGAATCCCCCGACGCCAAAGTGAACGATGCCGGGAACAAGCTCAGCCCGGTTGTACTTCGGCACCTGGGCTCGCCGTGACAACTCGGAGAAGTTCTCCATGCAAAGAGTTATGGGCGGATGATCAGCAATCTTCATCGTTGTTCAGTTCCTTGGTAGTTCTTCATTGAAGGCAGCCGGTGAAAGGGAGCTCTTGGGGTGCGATCAAATTGGATGCAGTAAGTTGATGAATATCTAGCAACAAGATGTATACGTAATAAGTGGCTAAGTTGTCTACATGTACGTTACATTCAAGATGCGACGAGCGGCAGAAGATTACTCATCAAACCAAGGGCCGGCAGCTGTTGCTAGATTTATGGAGAGTTCCATTTGTTGACCAAACTGCGAAAAAACGGGAATCCATTGAGAGCAGAAGACTCAGATCAGCCGAAGTACAAACTGATTTTTGATGCACTTCGACAAGGCATTGCCTCCGGTGAGTACAAGGAGGGAGCCCGGCTGCCCAGCGAGGGAGAGTTGAGCCGACGTTTTGCTGCCTCGCGCATGACGGTGGTAAAGGCAATGCGCGAGCTGCAGCAACAGGGACTCGTAGTGCGCCGGGTTGGTTCAGGAACATATGCGGCTCCCCAGCAGGGCAAGGGAAATGGCCTGTTTGGTCTCCTGATCCCAGAGTTGGGAGAAACGGAGATCTTCGAGCCTATCTGTCAGGGAATGGCGCAGTTCTCCCACTCCAGACAACATTCGCTAATCTGGGGCAACCTAAACTCCGGCGAGAAGAAAGAACAGATTGCCGAGGAGCTTTGCCATCAGTACATCAAACGCGGGGTCTCCGGTGTCTTCTTCGCGCCGCTCGAACTGACGCGCTCCAAGGACCGCGTCAACCACAAGATTCTTGTCGCCCTGGATCGCGCACAAATCCCCGTAGTTTTGCTGGATCGCTGTGTTTCTCCATATCCTCTGCGCAGCCGTTATGACCTGGTAGGCGTTGAAAACCGGCGTACCGCATACATCGCGACCGAGCATCTCATCAACCAAGGCGCGAAAAAGATAGCATTTTTTGCCAAGGAACTTTCCGCTTCTACAGTCGATGCCCGCATCGCGGGGTATCGCGAGGCGCTGACCACTCATCGGCAAAATGGCACGCACGATCTTGCGTTTCGTGGGGAACCGTCCGATGACGCTCTGGTTGCATCGATCCTCGCGAAACACAAACCCGACGCATTTCTTGCGGCAAACGATCATACCGCTGCCAACCTCATGCAGAGTCTTATGCGTTTAGGCCGCAGCATCCCCGACGAAATTCGCATCGTTGGCATCGATGACGTTCGCTATGCCAGCCTGCTCCCGATTCCTCTCACCACGCAGCATCAGCCTTGTCCGCAGATCGGGATGGTAGCGATGTCCACGATGTTGCAGCGACTGGAAAGCCCGGACCTTCCGGCCCGGGACATCTTGCTGAGTTGCTCTCTGGTAGTACGTGAGTCCTGTGGCGCAAGACTTGTGAAATAAGCCCCATTTTCTGAAGCACCGTACCGCTTGCAGGCGGGAGATTCATTGCATGCTTGCTTAATGGCATATACAGGTTTGTGGACATATTCACGGTAAATTGATTGACATTGTCTACTTTAGCTAAGTAGAAATCGATTTGCTTGTGCGTAAGGTCGCAGGACCTTAATCCAACGAATCAATCCCATCAATGTTGACACTAAAAAAAATTGAACAGTTATACGGTCGTTTGGCCGATGGAGGTCGTAAGTGCGTATCTCGTGGTTGAAGCATTTGGTCTATGTGGCGGTCCTCTGCGTAGTCGGGTTTTTCGTTCCCTCTGCGTATGCCCAGAACAGCCAGCTCGTCGGTGTGATTACGGATCCCGATGGTCTCTCTATCGGTGGTGCCGCTGTCGAGGTTCGAAATGAAGGCACAGGAGTCTTTCATCAGACGACCACAACGAACTCGGGAGAATTCACAGTCCCTGGATTGAGCTCTGGTTCCTATACAGTGCGCGTCACGCAGCGTGGGTTTGAGACAGCGGAGCGAAAGGGTATTACCCTGTTTGTCGCGACGACCACCCGTCTCGACCTTCATCTTTCGATTGGCCAGCAGACGCAGACCGTCAGTGTGGATGCCGATACGGTGCTGCTCCAGCCGGACAACGCACAACTTTCCACCACGGTTACGCGAGAGCAGTATGACGAACTCCCGCTTGTGCAACAGGGGAGGATCCGCAGCCCAACAGCCTTTGTCTACCTTGCGCCCAGTGTGCAAGGTAACTATAACGCCACGGGGTCGGAGAATGTTGCGGCCACGAACTACATCTCTGTCAACGGAAGCCAGATGAAGCAGACCGAGTTCTATCTCAGCGGTCTTTCTTCCGGCCAAATGGCAAACGTAGGTAGCTACAACGAGAGCGCTCCGCCGGTCGACGCCGTGCAAGAGTTCAAGATGATCACGACGATGGTTCCTGCGGACTACGGTCACACAGGCGCCGCTGCTGGAATCTTCGCAATCCGTAACGGCACGAACGCCTGGCATGGATCGGTCTACGAGTATTTCCGGAATAATGTGCTAGACGCACGCTCGTGGGGCGCGGTCACGCCGCCGAACACCAAGCAGAATGAGTTTGGCGCGACGATTGGTGGGCCAATCATCCTGCCAAAGCTATATGACGGCCACAACCGCTCCTTTTTCTTCTTCTCCTACGGAGGCTCCCGCAAGGCTGGCATGGACACGCTGAAGACCTCGCAGATTCCTACGCCGGCTCAGATTCAGGGCGACTTTACGGGAAAGAACATCATTTACGATCCGGCAACGACTCGTCTCAACTCCGCGGGTACAGGCTATATTCGCGATCCATTCCCGGGAAACAAGATTCCGATTTCGCGTATGGATCCCACAGCGATGAAGATCGCCTCGTATTACCCAGCTCCTAATGCTCCTGGCACGCTGAACTTCAGAACGTATATCGGCGAAAAACTGCTGAATCCGGATGTTTACACAGCGCGTGTTGACCATAATCTGACACAGGCGCAGCACCTTTACTTCACTCTGGTGCAGACTCGTATTCCGCGCTACAAGCCGGAAGGCTCAGGATTGCCGCAGCCGCTCTCGACGGTGTACAACCAGTTTCTGAGGGCCACTACGACTCGTATCAATCATGACTGGACGCTGAGCAGCAGAGCGATGAACAGTCTTGCCATTGGCTACTATCGTATCTTCGCGAGAACGAAGGACGGTGGCAGCGAGTTTTCTGTTCCCAACCAGATCTCTGCGTCTCGTCCGAACATCACCTTCAGCAATGGGTACGCCTCGATCTCGACCGATAATGGTCAGAAGACCGCGGAGCATCAGTATCTTCTCGGCGACACGTTCTACTGGACCAAAGGCGCGCACAACTTCCGTTTCGGCGGAGAGTTCCGTCGGGTGCACTTCAATGCCAATGCCCCCAACCCCGGCACGAACACACTGGCCATGTCGAACCTCGAGACGGCCAATCCAACCAGCACGGGCACGACGGGTGACGGGTTCGCCAGCTTCCTGCTGGGACAGGTGCACAGCGGTGCTGTGACCGCGCCTGCCATCAATGGAATGCGCTACTCGTATGGCGGTCTTTTCGCCCAGGACGACTGGAAGATCAGCCATACGCTCACAATGAACCTGGGTGTTCGCTGGGAGTTCGAAACCATTCCTACGGACGCGCATGACAGAAGCAGCTCGGTTGATTTGACCCTGGCAAACCCAGGTGCAGGAAATCTTCCCGGTGCTCTCGCGTTTGCCGGAAC
This portion of the Edaphobacter sp. 4G125 genome encodes:
- a CDS encoding GntR family transcriptional regulator → MTKLRKNGNPLRAEDSDQPKYKLIFDALRQGIASGEYKEGARLPSEGELSRRFAASRMTVVKAMRELQQQGLVVRRVGSGTYAAPQQGKGNGLFGLLIPELGETEIFEPICQGMAQFSHSRQHSLIWGNLNSGEKKEQIAEELCHQYIKRGVSGVFFAPLELTRSKDRVNHKILVALDRAQIPVVLLDRCVSPYPLRSRYDLVGVENRRTAYIATEHLINQGAKKIAFFAKELSASTVDARIAGYREALTTHRQNGTHDLAFRGEPSDDALVASILAKHKPDAFLAANDHTAANLMQSLMRLGRSIPDEIRIVGIDDVRYASLLPIPLTTQHQPCPQIGMVAMSTMLQRLESPDLPARDILLSCSLVVRESCGARLVK
- a CDS encoding TonB-dependent receptor produces the protein MRISWLKHLVYVAVLCVVGFFVPSAYAQNSQLVGVITDPDGLSIGGAAVEVRNEGTGVFHQTTTTNSGEFTVPGLSSGSYTVRVTQRGFETAERKGITLFVATTTRLDLHLSIGQQTQTVSVDADTVLLQPDNAQLSTTVTREQYDELPLVQQGRIRSPTAFVYLAPSVQGNYNATGSENVAATNYISVNGSQMKQTEFYLSGLSSGQMANVGSYNESAPPVDAVQEFKMITTMVPADYGHTGAAAGIFAIRNGTNAWHGSVYEYFRNNVLDARSWGAVTPPNTKQNEFGATIGGPIILPKLYDGHNRSFFFFSYGGSRKAGMDTLKTSQIPTPAQIQGDFTGKNIIYDPATTRLNSAGTGYIRDPFPGNKIPISRMDPTAMKIASYYPAPNAPGTLNFRTYIGEKLLNPDVYTARVDHNLTQAQHLYFTLVQTRIPRYKPEGSGLPQPLSTVYNQFLRATTTRINHDWTLSSRAMNSLAIGYYRIFARTKDGGSEFSVPNQISASRPNITFSNGYASISTDNGQKTAEHQYLLGDTFYWTKGAHNFRFGGEFRRVHFNANAPNPGTNTLAMSNLETANPTSTGTTGDGFASFLLGQVHSGAVTAPAINGMRYSYGGLFAQDDWKISHTLTMNLGVRWEFETIPTDAHDRSSSVDLTLANPGAGNLPGALAFAGTGAGRTGSHSFASTKYASFSPRIGLSYQVNPQVVVRAGYGIFYTDLGWNFGTAIDNNGFTPAASFTSTNNGITPAFTLASGYPGSPSLQPSISPTLLNGQSANYRDRSIGNMPYIQQWNGSVQYSPAKSWMLEVAYVGNTGHRLLDSQFSNINQVDPKYLSLGSLLTVSASSAAAQAAGIKLPYAGFTGTVAQALRPYPQYMTLTSVSAKTAYSNYNAAQVIVNKTTSFGLRFSGNYTFAKNMGINSPSWMDSTTDSVLQNSFDPGAEYAISPIDVQHALVLNYSYELPFGRGKKFLSGGKFTNALVGGWKVSAIQRYQSGFPLPIKTSNSLPIFNRVMRPNVVPGVDRSTHLSANEYFPGSSRIINPNAFTQPDQYSFGNAKPTYSDIRAFPIYNEDLAFMKDTHITERVTWTIGANFFNAFNRHRFTSFNTTWSDAAFGQSTAVSAPRYVQINTRIKF
- a CDS encoding mannitol dehydrogenase family protein; translation: MKIADHPPITLCMENFSELSRRAQVPKYNRAELVPGIVHFGVGGFNRSHLAVYLDDLLHHPAEPRWGECGIGLLPGDLKIHQALKSQDYLYCVLTRDASTRDLRLIGSLTEHIFAPAAQEAVLQRLSAPECEIVSLTVTEGGYFIEDATRRFCTEHSDVLHDLEFPLSPRTFLGYLASAAERRMRNGGKPFTVMSCDNVQGNGEIARQALVAFATLRNDKLGAWIEANVAFPNSMVDRITPATTEEDRHSINAAFGIVDKSPVVTEPFRQWIIEDSFAGARPRFELAGAEIASDVKPYEITKMRLLNGGHSTLAYVAAVLGYTLVSDAAADPLIHRLVQTYLEETTPAVPHIAGLDLNSYKASILHRFANPTIRDQVMRICSEASAKIAKFIMPTVPELLKQQRRPRVIPFVIASWLHAIRGRDDRGNSFTIADASGHLFTEFLAQGGGNAKLALNATSVFGDIASQSTQFVNDVQQNLDRLRKDGVYAGITSVIAS